The nucleotide sequence TTGTGGCGATTGCCGGCACCAGTGTCGGCATGTGGCTGGTGCTGCGCTCTTCGGCCATGATTTCGGCGCGGTTGGGGCGTGGCGGGCGCGAGGTGACTACCCGGCTGATGGGTTTCCTGCTGATCTGCGTCGGCGTGCAGTTTGTCGGCTCCGGCATCCGCACCTTCATGGCCGGTTCCTGAAGGGCGCAAGATCGTTCAAGTTTTCCGCTGATGGCTGTGCCAGAATGAGCCGGACCCTGTCTGTTGCGGTTTCATACCATGCCACTGCCTGAGCACGAATTTTCCCGTTTCTTTCGCGCCGACGATATCGCGCCGCTGGAATGCCTGGATGCCTTTTACCGGCAGCAGGTGTTTGCGCCGCATTTCCACGAAGAATATGTGGTGAATGCCTTGCTGGCCGGTGCGCAGGCCTACCGCCATCGTGGCGGCCATCATATTGCCGGGGTGGGGGCGCTGGTGCTGATGAATCCGGGCGAGGTGCATACCGGCGAGTGCGCGCACCAGCAAGGCTGGGCCTATCGCGGCTTTTATCCTGCGGCCTCGCTGATCAGCCAGCTGGCGGCGGAAATCAGTGGTCAACCGGGTGTATTGCCGTATTTTCGCCAGACCGTGGTGCTTGATCCACCGTTGGCGGCCCGCCTGAACCAGCTGCATCAGCTATTACGCGACAGCCGCGATGTATTGCAGCGTGAGTCTGCGCTGTATGCGGTGTTCGGACAGGTGGTGCAAAGACATATGCAGATTGCCGAAGCCCCTGTGCGGCCGTGGCCGCAGGCGGTGGAGCGGGCGCGGCAGCTGCTGGCCGACTGCGTGGCAGATAATCTGTCGCTGGCTACGCTGGCGCAGGAAGTGGGCTTGTCACCGTGGCAGCTGAACCGGCAGTTTTCCCGCCATCTGGGCTTGCCACCGGTTGCCTGGCGCAATCAGCTACGGGTGGTGCGTGCCAGACGCATGCTGGCCGGCGGCCACAGTCCGGCGGCCACTGCGCTGGAGCTGGGCTTTGCCGACCAGCCACACCTGACACGGGTGTTTCGGCATGCACTAGGGATTACCCCGGCAGCCTATCAGCGCAGTGTGCGTGGCTGACAGCGGCCAAGAGCGCAAGATCGTTCAAGCCGCCGCGTAGATGGCATGGTAGGGTAATGTTGTTGCCATTTCTGATTCTGTGCTCATGTCTTATACCGGCTCCTGTCATTGCGGTGCAGTGCGCTTTCGGCTGCACGCCGAACCCGAAGAACTCACCACCTGCGACTGTTCACTGTGCGTAAAGAAAAATGCACTGATGACGCGGGTGCATGAAAGCCAGCTGGAGATACTGTCTGGTGCCGAGGCGCTGAGCGAGTACCGCTGGAATAGCGGCATTGCCCGCCATTTCTTTTGCCAGCATTGCGGTATCTATACTTTTCACCGCAAGCGCGCCATGCCGGATCATTTCGGCGTCAACATTCATTGCCTGGATGATTACGACCACAGCACCTTGCCGGTGCGCGCCACCGAAGGGGCCAACATGAGCCTGCAGGGCGACAGCCTGCGCGCTGTTTGGCCCGGGCCACGGGAGGCATCATGACGCACACCGTCAACCGCCGCGCACTGCTGCTGGAAGGCACGCGTGATACCGTGCCCATGCTGGTGGGCGCAGCCCCATTCGGGGTGATCTTCGGCACGCTGGCCATCGCCGCCGGCCTGTCCAGCGCCACGGCCATCGGCATGTCGGTGCTGGTGTTTGCCGGTTCTTCACAGTTCATCGGTGTCAGCCTGATCGGGGCCGGCACTGCCTTGCCGGTGCTGTGGCTCACCACCTTTGTGGTGAATCTGCGCCATGCGCTATACAGCGCTACCTTGCTGCCCTTTGCCCGCGACTGGTCGCTGGCCTGGCGCTGGCCGCTGGCGTTCTGGCTGACCGATGAAACCTTTGCCGTAGTCGAACACCGCTTTCGTACCAAAGGTGCCGAGGGCGGCCAGTGGTACTGGCTGGGCTCGTCGCTGGCCATGTATGGCAACTGGCTGTTGTGGACGGTGGTGGGGGTAAGCCTGGGGCAGTCGCTACCGGGCCTGGCCAACCTGGGGCTGGATTTCGCCATGGGGGCCACTTTTGCTGCCATCGTGGCACCACAGCTCAAGCGCCGGCCGGCGCTGGGTGCCGCCGTGGCGGCTGGTGTGGTGGCCATGCTGGGGCGTGGCTTGCCCTACAAGCTGGACCTGATGCTGGCCGCGCTGGCAGGGGTACTGAGCGGCCTGCTGCTGGAACAGTGGGCCAAGCGCAAGGAGCCGAGCGCATGAATCACTGGCTCGCCATTATTGGCATGATGTTGCTGACGGTGCTGATTCGCGCCAGCTTTCTGGTATTCGGCCAGCGGCTGGCTTTCCCCGACTGGCTGAACCGGGCCTTGCACTACGTACCGCCGGCCGTGTTGTCCGCACTGGTGGTGCCAATGGCGCTGGCCCCGTCCGGTACGGTGGATATCAGCCTGCATAATGCTTACCTGCCCGGCATCATCGTTGCTGCGCTGGTGGCGTGGAAAAGCGGCAAGACCTTGCTGGCCATCGTGATCAGTTTTGCGGTGTACGGCCTGTGGCGCTGGGGCCTGCTGCCCGGATGAGGGCTTCGGCCTGTTCCGGCGCGCCCAGCAGCAAGACCAGCCTGGCGCGCCAGCCATTGGCCTGCCAGGCTTCGCGCAGCATGTCGCGCCACTCGACCAGGCTGACCCACAGCGGGTTGAAGCTGTTCACCGGCTTGACCGTGCCATAGTCGCAGGGTTCATCGTCGCGCTCGGCCACGAAGCTGCCAAACAGCCGGTCCCAGATGCACAGCACCCCGGCATAGTTGCGGTCGATATAGCAGGGATTGCGCGCGTGGTGGCTGCGATGGATGGACGGTGTGTTGAACACGTATTCCAGCCAGCCCAGCTTGGGAATGGCCTGGGTGTGCACAAAAAACTGGAAGGCCAGATTCAGCAGCACCACGCCGACGACCTGTTGCGGCGGGAAGCCCAGCCAGGCTAGCGGCAGCCAGAAGGCCCACATGCCGGCCAGCGGATACATCAGGCTCTGGCGAAAGGCGGTGGAAAAATTCATCCGTGTCGAGCTGTGATGCACGCTATGCGCTGCCCACAGCCAGCGTATGCGGTGGCTGGCGCGGTGAAACCAGTAATAGAGAAAGTCCTGTGCCAGAAACAGGCCAAAAAAGCCAAGCCAGCTGGCTGAAAAATCGAACAGGCGGTGTTGCTGGTAGAGCCAGCCATAGAGCGGCAGCACCAGCAGCCAGGCCAGCTTGTCGGCAGCCTGATGCAGCAGGGCCAGGCAGGCATTGCACAGGCTGTCGCGCCAGTCATAGATATCACTGCGGCCCTGCCGCTGCCAGTAATACAGCTCCCAGCCTATGCAGCCCAGAAACAGCGGTGCCAGCGCCAATAGCAACAATTGCACGTCGAATTGCATGATGTCTTCCTCGTAGATGGCCTTGCGTCATGGCGCAAACGCTCGATTGGAGTTGTGGCTCTATTTCTACAGGAAGAAGCAGTCTGCCGGCAACAGCTCTGCATGGGAGCGGGGGCATGCCAGCCCCCGGCTGTGGTAGGAATGGCTGGTGGGCGCTCAGCGCCGGGCGTTGCCTATGCTCATCAGCATGCCCATGCCGACAAACAGGGTGACGGTGGCGGTGCCGCCGTAGGAGACAAAGGGCAGCGGCACGCCCACCACCGGCAGAATGCCGGCCACCATGCCCATATTGACGAAGGCATAGACGAAGAAGGACAGGGTAATGGCACCGGCCATGGCGCGGCCGTACAGGGTTTGCGCGCCGGCGGTAATCAGCATGGCGCGGCTGAGTACCAGGGTGTAGAGGAAGACCAGAATGATATTGCCGACCAGGCCGAATTCTTCCGAATACACGGCAAAAATGAAGTCGGTGGTGCGTTCCGGGATGTAGTCCAGATGGGTCTGGGTGCCATTCAGCCAACCCTTGCCCCAGGGGCCGCCCGAGCCGATGGCGATCATCGACTGGATGATGTGGTAGCCCGCGCCCAGCGGGTCTTCCATCGGGTCGATCATGGTCATCACCCGGCGGCGTTGGTAATCATGCAACATATTCCACACCACCGGCATGCAGGCCCCCGCCGCTACCATGCCACCCAGAATCACCTTCCATGGCAGGCCGACGAAGAACAGCACGAAAAAGCCCGAGGCGGCGATCAGCATGGTGGTGCCCAGATCGGGCTGTTTCAGTACCAGCGCACAGGGAATGGCAATCATCACCGCGGCTACCAGGTAGTGCCACCAGCGCATGGATAGCTCGTATTTCTGGAAGAACCAGGCCAGCATCATCGGCAGGGCGATCTTCATGATTTCCGAAGGCTGGATGCGGGTGATGCCCAGTTCCAGCCAGCGGGTGGAGCCGTTGACGGTGACACCCTTGAAATGCACCGCCAGCAGCAATACCACCCCGATGCCATAGATGGGCGGGGCAAAATTCATGATGCTTTGCGGCCGGCTGCGTGCCAGCAGCCACATGATGGTGAGCGACAGCAGGGTGTAGATCAGCTTGTTGTCGATCTTGTCCAGGCCCTGGTTATTGGCGGAGTACAGCACCACCAGGCTGAGGGCGAAGATCAGTCCCAGAAACAGCATCAGCGGGCCATCCAGCGGGGCCTTGATGGTGAGCCACAGGCGTTTAATCAGATGTGGCTGCAGCGTCATCGGCGGTATCCATTGGCATGGTCTTCATGTCTCCGCTGATGGAGCTGGGGACCTTGCCCGTCATGTAGTAATCGAACAGGCCGCGCGCGATAGGCGCTGCCGCTGCCGCGCCAAAGCCGGCGTTTTCCACGATGACCGCAACGGCAATCCTGGGCTTGTCCACCGGGGCGAAGGCGACAAACCAGGAGTGGTCGCGGTATTGCTCGGCCAGGGCGGAGGCGTTGTATTTGGCCCCCTGCTTGATGGCCACCACCTGGGCGGTACCGGTTTTGCCGGCCATGGTATAGGGCAGGCCGATACCCAGCCGCCAGGCGGTGCCGCCCGGCTTCATCACCGATTGCATGGCGGTTTTGACGTATGCGAAGTTTTCCTGCTTGAAGGGCAGGGTGCGATCCGGCTTGGCTTCAACCAGCCGGCTCTTGCCGCTCTTGGCCTCCACCACTTCCTGGACCAGATGCGGTTTGTAGGCCACGCCTTCATTGGCGAGGATGGCCACCGCATTGGCCATTTGCAAGGGGGTGTAGGAGTTGAAGCCCTGGCCGATGCCGATGCTCACCACATCGGCCGGATACCAGCGGCGGTATTCCTCCTTGTAACGGGCAAAGCGCTTGGCTTTCCATTCCTTGGTCGGCAGCACGCCGCTGGCCTCGCCGTCCAGGTCGATGCCGGTGGGGCGGCCCAGGCCAAACTGGCCGACGGTGGGGGCGATCTTGTCGATGCCCATATCCCAGGCCAGCTTGTAGAAGAAGGTATCACTGGACACCTGAATCGCCTTGGCCAGATTGGCCGAGCCGTTACCGTTCTTGTTGCTGTCGCGGAACTGGTGGCTGGAGCCGGGCAGGGTAAAGAAAGCCGGTGCCGGGCGTACATCGTGCATGCCGATGGAGTGGGTTTCCAGCGCGGCCATCGACATGAAGGGCTTGAAGGTGGAGCCAGGCGGATAAGTGCCGCGCAGGGCGCGGTTGATCATCGGCTTTTGCCAGTCGCTGTTGAGCGCGGCCCAGCTCTGGCTGTCGATGCCGTCGATGAACAGGTTGGGATCGAAACCCGGCTTGGACAGGAAGGCCAGCACGCCTCCGGTGGTGGGGTCGATGGCGACCAGTGCGCCACGACGGTTGCCGAACAGCTTGTCAGCCACTTCCTGCAGGCGGATATCCAGCGCCAGTTTCAGATTATTGCCATTCACCGGCGGGGTACGGCGCAGGCTGCGGATGGCGCGGCCGCCGGAGTCGGTTTCCACTTCCTCGAAGCCCACCTGGCCGTGCAGGTCATCCTCGTACACCGCTTCCAGACCGGTCTTGCCGATGTAGTTGCTGCCTTTGTAATTGGTGCTCTTGTCTTCGTCGTCCAGCCGCTCCTGGTCTTTCTGGTTGATGCGGCCGATATAACCCAGCACATGGCTGGTGAGTTCCTTGTAGGGGTAGTCGCGGAACAGGCGTGCCTTGACCTCTACACCAGGATAGCGCCAGGCATTGGCCGCCACGCGCGCGGCTTCCTCTTCGGAGAGCTTGACCTTGAGCGGGATGGATTCGAAATCCTTGGATTCGCCCAGTAGCTTCTTGAACAGTTTTTCATCGCGCGGCGTGATGTTGACCAGCTTGGCCAGCTCGGCAATGGTGGCGTTCATGTCCGGCATCTTGCTGGGCACTAGCTCCAGCGTATAGGCCGAGTAGTTTTGCGCCAGGATCACCCCGTTGCGGTCCATGATCAGGCCACGGTTGGGCAGGATGGGCAGCAGGGAGATGCGGTTGTTTTGTGCCAGCGTGGAAAAGTGTTCGTACTGGTAGACCTGCAGCCAGACAAAACGGGCAATCAGGATGCCGAACATCAGCAGCATGAAACAATAGGCCACGATCAGCCTGAGCTGGAACTGGCCGTCTTCAGCCTGCGGATTCTTGAAGCGGGTAGGGCGCACGTCTTACACCGAATGATGACGGTAAGGCAGCAACAGCAGCTTGGTCAGCAGGGGCCACAACAGCGCGCCGATCAGTGGCGGCAGGAAATAGCTCCAGCCGACAAAGGCAGAGCCGCTGAGCATGCGTGCCACCACCATGATGCTCTGGTTGCACAGCATCAGCCCCAGCACGCTGAGGGCTTGCTGGCCCAGATTGAACATCACGAGCTGGCGCTGGCGGCTGAGCGCCAGATAAGCGGTGGCGGAATAGGCCAGTGCATGTTGTCCCAGCATGCCGGCGGTGGCGATATCGGCTACCAGCCCCATCAGGAAGGCGACGCCCACATTGACCCGGCGCGGCTGGTTGATCAGCCAGTACAGCAGCACCAGGCTGATGAAGTCAGGCAGCCAGCGGGTGGAGCCATGCGGCAGCGGAATCATTTCCACCAGCACCGCCAGCAGCAGGGTCATGAAAATGAAGCGGCGCTTGACCGGCTTGAGCAATTCCTTGGGGCGGTCGAACGACATGCTTACTCCGAATCGGCGGGCTTTTTGCCCTTGGTCTTTTTCGCCGGAACAACCGGATCGGCCGGACGCGGCGGCGTCTGGCCCTTTTGCTGCAATACCAGCACGAAACGGGTTTGCTGCACGCCAGCCAGCGGCTCGGTGGTGATGCGGCTGAACGCTGCACCGGCGTTGCGTTCCACCTTGCTCACCCGTGCGACCGGCGTACCTTCCTGATACAGACCGTCGATGCCGGAGGTCACCACCATATCGTTTTCGCGCACATCGGCATGCAGCGGCAGATAGCGGATTTCCACCCCGCCGCCATAGCCGTACAGAATGGCGCGCTCGCCGGTACGGGCGATCATCACCGGCACCATCTGGTTCTTGTCGATGATGAGGGACACTTCGGCAGTCAGGGGCTGCACGCGGGTGATCTGCCCCAGCAGGCCACGGCCGTCCACTACCGGTTGCCCCGGTTGCAGATGGGCATCAGCACCCTTGTCGATGATGATCTTGTAAGAGAAGGGATCGCGCCCGGTATACAGCGTCTCTGCCAGCTGGGCGGCATCATTGCGGCTGGCCTTGATGGTATTCAGGCTGCGCAGCTCGTTCAGCTCGCGCTCCAGCGTTTCCAGCCGTGCCAGACGGGCGGACATTTCCAGCTGGCGGGTGCGCAACTGGTCATTTTCGCTTTTGAGATCGGCCTGCACGGTGAAGTAGTCGCTGACATGGCGCACCATGCCCAGCGGCAGGTTGACGGCGCGCTGCAGCGGATACAGCACCAGCGACATGCCGTCGCGGGCCTGTTCCATCAGCCCATAGCGGCTGTCGCCCACCAAGAGTGCGATGGAGGCCAGGGCACAGAGAAGCAGGCGCGTGCCAGGCTTGGGCCCGGAGCGGAAAAAGCTGGGGGTGTTGGCGAAGTCCATCAGGCGGTATGCCACCCCTTGACGGGGTGGCCGCAGGTCCGTTTAGGAAAGAATCAGGGTACGTTGGTGAAGATGGTGCCGATCTTGTCCATCTTTTCCAGTGCCTTGCCCGAGCCGCGCACCACGCAGGTCAGCGGTTCTTCGGCCACGAATACCGGCAGGCCGGTTTCTTCGGCCAGCAGACGGTCGATGTCCTTGAGCAGCGCACCGCCACCGGTCAGTACCATGCCCTTGTCGGCGATGTCGGCACCCAGTTCCGGCGGAGTCTGTTCCAGGGCGATCTTCACGGCCGACACGATCTGGTTCAGGGGTTCGGTCAGCGCTTCCAGGATTTCGTTGGACGACACGGTGAAGGCACGCGGAATGCCTTCGGCCAGGTTGCGGCCCTTGACTTCCATTTCACGCACTTCGGCGCCCGGGAAGGCCGAACCGATGGTTTTCTTGATTTCTTCGGCGGTGGTTTCACCAATCAGCATGCCGTAGTTGCGGCGGATGTAGTTGATGATGGCTTCATCGAACTTGTCACCGCCAACACGTACCGAGTTGGAATACACCACACCACCCAGCGAGATCACGCCCACTTCGGTGGTGCCGCCGCCGATGTCCACCACCATGGAGCCGGTCGGCTCTTCTACCGGCAGGCCGGCACCGATGGCAGCGGCCATCGGTTCTTCGATCAGCTCGACGCGGCGCGCGCCGGCAGCCAGGGCCGAGTCGCGGATCGCCTTGCGTTCCACCTGGGTGGAGCCGCAGGGTACGCAAATCACGATGCGCGGGCTGGCAGCAAAGAAGCGGTTGGGGTTCACCTTCTTGATGAACTGCTTGAGCATCTGCTCGGTGACGGTGAAGTCGGCGATCACGCCATCCTTCATCGGACGAATGGCCTGGATGGAGCCCGGAGTACGTCCCAGCATGCGCTTTGCTTCCAGGCCGACGGCCAGGATGGATTTCTTGTTGGTGGGCACATCGCTGTGAATGGCGACCACGGATGGTTCGTCAAGCACGATGCCCTTGCCACGCATGTAAATGAGGGTGTTGGCCGTGCCAAGGTCGATGGCAAGGTCGTTGGAGAAGTATCCGGTGAGCGAACGAAACATTGGGCGGTCCTGGTTCAGTTTCCGTCAGTCGGGCGCGATGCGCGTCCGGCAAATTCTTGCATGGGCTTGGGTTCCCGGTTCCCGTCGCAGCGCACGTCCAGGCTGGCCTGGGACGGCGGACGGCGGCCCTCCGGGGGACATCATTGTTGCATCACGTCGCACAAATAAACAGCAAGGCCGGCAGGCAGAAAACCCTACCCGCAGCAGCACGATTCATGTCGCGATGTGTGATGTCGATCTTGGGAGAATCAAACCCGTTATGATACCCTATAAAGCTTGAAATATTAAAGGTTTTAACGAGGACGCCATGTCTCTGACGCACCAGGATGTCGCGCGGATTGCCAAGCTTGCCCGCATCAACGTAAGCGATGAAGAAATCGCCGCGGTTGGCAACCAGCTTAACAATATTTTTGGCCTGATCGAGAAGATGCAGGCCGTCAACACCGATGGCATCGAACCGATGGCCCATCCGCAGGATGTAAGCCTGCGTCTGCGTGAAGACATCGTGACCCAAACCAACCAGCGCGAGGCGTTTCAAGCGGTCGCTCCGCAGGTGGAAAAGGGCCTGTTCCTCGTTCCCAAGGTGATCGAGTGAGTTTCAGAGCAGCACGGTTTGGGATGGTTCCCGCTTGGGAATGGCTTTTTTCCTACCCCGTTCTGCCGTCCTGCCATGGCAGGCACACCCGCTCACTGATCCCAGCTTAACCGGATATCAAGACAAAATGACGAACGCCACCCTCAAGCAACTGTCGCAACAACTGGCGGCGGGCGAGGTGTCGAGCGTGGAATTGGCCACGCACTACCTCGACCGCATCGAGGCGCTGAACCCGCAGCTGAATGCCTTCATTACCGTGGACCGTGCCCGCACCCTGGCCGATGCCGCTGCTGCCGATGCCGCCCGCGCCGCTGGCCAGGCCGGCCTGCTCACCGGCGTGCCGATGGTGCACAAGGACATCTTCTGTCAGCAGGGCTGGAAAACCAGCTGCGGCTCGAAGATGCTGGACAACTTCATCTCGCCCTACAGCGCGCATGTGGTGGAGCAGTGCAATGCCGCCGGCCTGGTGACGCTGGGCCGCGCCAATATGGACGAATTCGCCATGGGCTCGTCCAATGAAAACAGCTACTACGGCGCAGTGAAAAACCCGTGGGATCTGAACGCCATTCCGGGCGGCTCGTCCGGTGGCTCGGCCGCTGCGGTCGCCGCCCGCCTGACGCCGGTGGCCACCGCCACCGATACCGGCGGCTCCATCCGCCAGCCAGCCAGCCACTGCGGCGTGACCGGCATCAAGCCGACTTATGGCGTGGTCTCGCGTTATGGCATGGTGGCTTATGCCTCTTCGCTGGATCAGGGCGGCCCGATTGCCCAGACCGCCGAAGACTGCGCGCTGATGCTGAACGTGATGGCCGGCTTTGACGAGCGCGATTCCACCAGCCTGGAACGTGCCCGCGAAGACTACACCCGCGATCTGAACCAGCCGCTGGCCGGCCTGCGCGTCGGTCTGCCGCGCGAGTATTTTGCCGATGGCCTGGATGCCGATGTGGCCAAGGTCATCGCCGATGCGGTAGCCGAGCTGAAAAAGCAGGGCGCACAGGTGGTGGACATCAGCCTGCCCAATACCGAGCTGTCGATTCCGGCTTACTACGTGATCGCCCCGGCCGAAGCCTCCACCAACCTGTCGCGCTTTGACGGCGTGCGTTATGGCCATCGGGCTGCCGAGTACAAGGACCTGGTGGACATGTACGAGAAAACCCGCGCGGAAGGCTTTGGCGCGGAGGTGAAGCGCCGCATCTTGGTGGGCAGCTATGTGCTGTCGCACGGCTATTACGACGCCTACTATCTGAAGGCGCAAAAGATCCGCCGTCTGATCGCCAACGACTTCAAGGCTGCATTCGAGCAGTGCGACGTGATTCTGGGGCCGGTGGCACCGACTGCCGCTTTCAATATCGGCGAGAAGTCTGGCGATCCGGTACAGATGTACCTGTCTGACATCTACACCTTGTCGGTCAACCTCGCCGGCCTGCCCGGCATGAGCGTGCCGGCCGGTTTCGACCGCCGTGGCCGTCCGGTAGGTTTGCAGATCATCGGCAATTATTTTGGCGAAGCAAAAATGCTGAATGTGGCGCACCAGTTCCAGTTGGCTACCGACTGGCACACCCGCGCTCCCGCCCTGTAATCAAGACCGCACAGGGGCGGCACCGCGCCGGCCCCTGTCGGCATAGCAAAAGGATTTCTCCGCGATGAAATGGGAAGTCGTCATCGGTCTTGAGGTGCATGTGCAGCTCAACACCGCTACCAAGATTTTTTCCGGTACCAGCACCGCCTTCGGTGCCGAACCGAACACCCAGGCCTCGGCCGTGGAACTGGCCTTCCCCGGCGTACTGCCGGTGCTGAACAAGGCCGTGGTGGAAAAAGCCATCCGCCTGGGTTTGGCCTTGGGCTCCAAGATCAACCAGAAGAACGTGTTTGCGCGGAAAAACTACTTCTACCCCGATCTGCCCAAGGGCTACCAGATCAGCCAGATGGAGCTGCCGATTGTCGAAGGCGGCGTGCTGCCGATTCTGGTGGGCGAGGAAGAGAAGCTGGTCAAGCTGACCCGCGCCCACATGGAAGAAGATGCCGGCAAATCGCTGCATGAAGATTTCAGTGGCATGACCGGCATCGACCTCAACCGCGCAGGCACTCCCTTGCTGGAAGTGGTGTCCG is from Aquitalea aquatilis and encodes:
- a CDS encoding AraC family transcriptional regulator is translated as MPLPEHEFSRFFRADDIAPLECLDAFYRQQVFAPHFHEEYVVNALLAGAQAYRHRGGHHIAGVGALVLMNPGEVHTGECAHQQGWAYRGFYPAASLISQLAAEISGQPGVLPYFRQTVVLDPPLAARLNQLHQLLRDSRDVLQRESALYAVFGQVVQRHMQIAEAPVRPWPQAVERARQLLADCVADNLSLATLAQEVGLSPWQLNRQFSRHLGLPPVAWRNQLRVVRARRMLAGGHSPAATALELGFADQPHLTRVFRHALGITPAAYQRSVRG
- a CDS encoding GFA family protein, with product MSYTGSCHCGAVRFRLHAEPEELTTCDCSLCVKKNALMTRVHESQLEILSGAEALSEYRWNSGIARHFFCQHCGIYTFHRKRAMPDHFGVNIHCLDDYDHSTLPVRATEGANMSLQGDSLRAVWPGPREAS
- a CDS encoding AzlC family ABC transporter permease is translated as MTHTVNRRALLLEGTRDTVPMLVGAAPFGVIFGTLAIAAGLSSATAIGMSVLVFAGSSQFIGVSLIGAGTALPVLWLTTFVVNLRHALYSATLLPFARDWSLAWRWPLAFWLTDETFAVVEHRFRTKGAEGGQWYWLGSSLAMYGNWLLWTVVGVSLGQSLPGLANLGLDFAMGATFAAIVAPQLKRRPALGAAVAAGVVAMLGRGLPYKLDLMLAALAGVLSGLLLEQWAKRKEPSA
- a CDS encoding AzlD domain-containing protein; translated protein: MNHWLAIIGMMLLTVLIRASFLVFGQRLAFPDWLNRALHYVPPAVLSALVVPMALAPSGTVDISLHNAYLPGIIVAALVAWKSGKTLLAIVISFAVYGLWRWGLLPG
- a CDS encoding sterol desaturase family protein, translating into MQFDVQLLLLALAPLFLGCIGWELYYWQRQGRSDIYDWRDSLCNACLALLHQAADKLAWLLVLPLYGWLYQQHRLFDFSASWLGFFGLFLAQDFLYYWFHRASHRIRWLWAAHSVHHSSTRMNFSTAFRQSLMYPLAGMWAFWLPLAWLGFPPQQVVGVVLLNLAFQFFVHTQAIPKLGWLEYVFNTPSIHRSHHARNPCYIDRNYAGVLCIWDRLFGSFVAERDDEPCDYGTVKPVNSFNPLWVSLVEWRDMLREAWQANGWRARLVLLLGAPEQAEALIRAAGPSATGRTPQN
- the rodA gene encoding rod shape-determining protein RodA, whose product is MTLQPHLIKRLWLTIKAPLDGPLMLFLGLIFALSLVVLYSANNQGLDKIDNKLIYTLLSLTIMWLLARSRPQSIMNFAPPIYGIGVVLLLAVHFKGVTVNGSTRWLELGITRIQPSEIMKIALPMMLAWFFQKYELSMRWWHYLVAAVMIAIPCALVLKQPDLGTTMLIAASGFFVLFFVGLPWKVILGGMVAAGACMPVVWNMLHDYQRRRVMTMIDPMEDPLGAGYHIIQSMIAIGSGGPWGKGWLNGTQTHLDYIPERTTDFIFAVYSEEFGLVGNIILVFLYTLVLSRAMLITAGAQTLYGRAMAGAITLSFFVYAFVNMGMVAGILPVVGVPLPFVSYGGTATVTLFVGMGMLMSIGNARR
- the mrdA gene encoding penicillin-binding protein 2, whose amino-acid sequence is MRPTRFKNPQAEDGQFQLRLIVAYCFMLLMFGILIARFVWLQVYQYEHFSTLAQNNRISLLPILPNRGLIMDRNGVILAQNYSAYTLELVPSKMPDMNATIAELAKLVNITPRDEKLFKKLLGESKDFESIPLKVKLSEEEAARVAANAWRYPGVEVKARLFRDYPYKELTSHVLGYIGRINQKDQERLDDEDKSTNYKGSNYIGKTGLEAVYEDDLHGQVGFEEVETDSGGRAIRSLRRTPPVNGNNLKLALDIRLQEVADKLFGNRRGALVAIDPTTGGVLAFLSKPGFDPNLFIDGIDSQSWAALNSDWQKPMINRALRGTYPPGSTFKPFMSMAALETHSIGMHDVRPAPAFFTLPGSSHQFRDSNKNGNGSANLAKAIQVSSDTFFYKLAWDMGIDKIAPTVGQFGLGRPTGIDLDGEASGVLPTKEWKAKRFARYKEEYRRWYPADVVSIGIGQGFNSYTPLQMANAVAILANEGVAYKPHLVQEVVEAKSGKSRLVEAKPDRTLPFKQENFAYVKTAMQSVMKPGGTAWRLGIGLPYTMAGKTGTAQVVAIKQGAKYNASALAEQYRDHSWFVAFAPVDKPRIAVAVIVENAGFGAAAAAPIARGLFDYYMTGKVPSSISGDMKTMPMDTADDAAATSD
- the mreD gene encoding rod shape-determining protein MreD is translated as MSFDRPKELLKPVKRRFIFMTLLLAVLVEMIPLPHGSTRWLPDFISLVLLYWLINQPRRVNVGVAFLMGLVADIATAGMLGQHALAYSATAYLALSRQRQLVMFNLGQQALSVLGLMLCNQSIMVVARMLSGSAFVGWSYFLPPLIGALLWPLLTKLLLLPYRHHSV
- the mreC gene encoding rod shape-determining protein MreC; its protein translation is MDFANTPSFFRSGPKPGTRLLLCALASIALLVGDSRYGLMEQARDGMSLVLYPLQRAVNLPLGMVRHVSDYFTVQADLKSENDQLRTRQLEMSARLARLETLERELNELRSLNTIKASRNDAAQLAETLYTGRDPFSYKIIIDKGADAHLQPGQPVVDGRGLLGQITRVQPLTAEVSLIIDKNQMVPVMIARTGERAILYGYGGGVEIRYLPLHADVRENDMVVTSGIDGLYQEGTPVARVSKVERNAGAAFSRITTEPLAGVQQTRFVLVLQQKGQTPPRPADPVVPAKKTKGKKPADSE
- a CDS encoding rod shape-determining protein, which produces MFRSLTGYFSNDLAIDLGTANTLIYMRGKGIVLDEPSVVAIHSDVPTNKKSILAVGLEAKRMLGRTPGSIQAIRPMKDGVIADFTVTEQMLKQFIKKVNPNRFFAASPRIVICVPCGSTQVERKAIRDSALAAGARRVELIEEPMAAAIGAGLPVEEPTGSMVVDIGGGTTEVGVISLGGVVYSNSVRVGGDKFDEAIINYIRRNYGMLIGETTAEEIKKTIGSAFPGAEVREMEVKGRNLAEGIPRAFTVSSNEILEALTEPLNQIVSAVKIALEQTPPELGADIADKGMVLTGGGALLKDIDRLLAEETGLPVFVAEEPLTCVVRGSGKALEKMDKIGTIFTNVP
- the gatC gene encoding Asp-tRNA(Asn)/Glu-tRNA(Gln) amidotransferase subunit GatC, whose amino-acid sequence is MSLTHQDVARIAKLARINVSDEEIAAVGNQLNNIFGLIEKMQAVNTDGIEPMAHPQDVSLRLREDIVTQTNQREAFQAVAPQVEKGLFLVPKVIE